In the genome of Candidatus Hydrogenedentota bacterium, the window ACTTGCAGGCCCTCGCCGAGCGGAACGATGTCCCCAACGTATTGAACTCGGGCATGGACGCGGGCCTGGTGGACGAATCGGCGGCGGTCGATTGTATTCTGGGGCCCGGGGACGTGTCGGTTCACCATCCCAACGTGATTCACGGCTCCAACCCCAATACCTCGCCCAAATGGCGGCGCGCTCTGACCATCCGCTACATTCCGACCAGCACCCGGATCCTGCGCGACGAACCCGGCCCCCACCCGAGCGCCTTTCACCTGCGGGGGGACGCGCCTCCCGGTGTAAATGAGTACAATCCCCGGCCGCGGTACATCGAAGGCGCCTGTATGCCGTTCCGGGGCTGCGAGAAATGGGCCTGAACGGCAAAATTGCCTTGCGCCGGAGGCCTTGCTATCATAACCCCGGATGCGGCGTGTCCAGCAGCGGCGGCTGCGCCGATCGCCCTTCCCGAACCGCACCCTCTGGCCCAGCTGAGTTTGAACGCCCATGAACGACCCATTTACCGATCACGACACCCAGGACCCGGCGGACGCGCTCGGCGCGGACGCGACGATGTTCCTCAATCCCGCCGATCTCGGCCCGGCGCGCCAGGCGCAGGCGAAAGCCAGCCTCATCGTGCTTGCGGGATGGGAAATCGGCAAGGAAATCGAGGTCGGGGCCGCGTCCATGATCCTCGGCCGCTCGGTGGAGTGCGATACCTGCGTCAACGCCCCGTCGGTTTCGCGGCAGCATGCCCAGATCGACCTGGTCGAAGAAGGCGGCGAACGCTATTTCCGGGTGACCGACCTCGGCAGCAGCAACGGCACGCACGTCAACAACACGCGCACGCCCTCGGCCCGCCTGCAAAATGGCGACAAAGTCAAGATGGGCGACGTGCTCTTCAAGTTTGTCCTCCAGGATGAAATCGACGCGCGCTTTCACCAGCATGTGCACCGCCTGATTCATTACGATCAGTTGACCGGACTCCTCGCCATGGACGCGTTCCGGCTCCGGCTGGACGAGGCGCTCCGCGCGGCGCGGCCGGGCGTGGCGTTCTGTCTCGCGATGACCGACCTGGACGGCCTGAAAAAAGTGAACGACACACACGGGCACCTGGCGGGCCGCATGGTCGTGGGCGCGATGGGCCGGATTATCCGCGAATCCGTCCGCGCGACGGACTACGCCGGCCTGTACGGCGGCGACGAGGGCATCATCCTGTTCCCCGATACGGCCCTTGCCGAAGCGGCGGCCATCGCGGAGAAGCTTCGCGCGAGCATCGAATCCTATTCCTTTGAATACGATGGCAAGCCCATCCGCGTCACGATTAGCCAGGGGCTCGCCGAGTTTCCGGCCCACGGGCGCACGCCCGAAGCCCTGATCGCCTCCGCCGACCGCGCCCTGTACGCGGCCAAGGCGGCCGGGCGCAACTGCGTGCGCCTGGCGCCGCCCGC includes:
- a CDS encoding GGDEF domain-containing protein, with the protein product MNDPFTDHDTQDPADALGADATMFLNPADLGPARQAQAKASLIVLAGWEIGKEIEVGAASMILGRSVECDTCVNAPSVSRQHAQIDLVEEGGERYFRVTDLGSSNGTHVNNTRTPSARLQNGDKVKMGDVLFKFVLQDEIDARFHQHVHRLIHYDQLTGLLAMDAFRLRLDEALRAARPGVAFCLAMTDLDGLKKVNDTHGHLAGRMVVGAMGRIIRESVRATDYAGLYGGDEGIILFPDTALAEAAAIAEKLRASIESYSFEYDGKPIRVTISQGLAEFPAHGRTPEALIASADRALYAAKAAGRNCVRLAPPAEG